Genomic DNA from Carnobacterium divergens DSM 20623:
CTTTTAAGAAATTACGTGCATAACGGTCGCCGCATTCTTTATAGTTGCGATGTCCTTCTTTTCTAAGCACCGCACTCAATTCACTATTTGAAAGATAAACGCCTGCTTCATCTAAAATATCAAGGATATCATCACTCGTTAGAGAAAGTGCGATTTTTAATTTTTTAAAGAGCACATTATTTACACTACGTTGATCTTTAATCATAAATTCTTGTTTTTTAGGCGCTCCGGGTTTTGGTTCTTGTTTCCCTCTTTTTAAAACAATCAGACCATTTAAAAAGGATTCTAATGTTTGATTATCGCAAGCTAGTTCGTATTCATTATCAGCAAATTCTTCAGTTTCTTCGTTGTTTGTTGCTGCCGTTTTTATTTTTGCTAGCATTTTTTGGACTGTTTCTTTCGTAACATCCAAGTCCCCCAGCTTAAAAATGTCGACCATCTCTTGATCTTTAAGATCTAAAGCGTATCTTAATCGTACTAGTATATCGTTTTTATTCATAATTTCCTCCACTGCATTTAGTCTACTCTCTTGATTATAAGCTTTTCTGTCCGTTATTGCATTAATTAATTCTATTCACTACTTTATGCTTCACAATAGTAAGTTAAATGGATTAAATATTGAAGTAATTTCCTAATTATTTTTTCTTTTTTATGAAGATAAAAAAGCTCTTGTAGTTTAGACATTTTTCTTTGCTTTATCAAATTCAACTTAACTATATCATAATAAAATTTACATCACATTCAAAAAAGTTCCGATTAGTCCTCCTTCTATTCCCTCTGTAATAAAAAATGCGACACAATTAATTGTGTCGCATTTAAACTATTTTAGTATCAAAATTCAACTGTCCATCTATCTAAAATTGTAAATGTAATAAACTAAATCAACGATTATTTAAGATTTATTTTTTTAGTCTAATTCCTTCTTCAAATTTGTCGATATTTAAAATGTCTACTAAATTATATAGTTTTTCTTGCATGATTTGTTTTACCTTAGTTTCATCCACATCTGGATCTAATATTAAAAATTTTTGGAATTTTTTTATTACTTCGTTGTTGTTACTTAAACATTTAGCAGTAAAGACAACATAATAAATTGCATTATCCTCCCAATATTTGTCTAAAGTTTCCATATAAAAGTCTCCTTAATGTAGAGGTTATCGTTTAATCTTGCATATTATTATGGCGCATCTTTTAACGACCATTGTATACTGCCAGTATACTTCCCAATTTTCCCCTGTCCTGCTAACAAGCCTAAATATAATCCTGATGATCCATTTTTATTAAGATTTATAGTAGTTTCTTTATACGTTGATGTTGCGGATTGATTTAACAGTGTTGTTTCATCACTGTTTAAATAAAATTTTGCATTTTTATCATCTACATAGTATAAACTTTCTCTGAGGTCACCATCTTGAGAGGTTAATTTTTTAGATATTTTTGCAGTTAATTCCCAATTAGTTGATTCCTCTCCTCTAGTATCTTCAATTTTAATAATGGATTCATTAATCAAATTATAGTTTTTTTCGATAGTCGATAAAGTAATTTTTCCAAAATCCAAATCGTTTTCTATTTTTGTAAATTCAAGAAACCCATCTGTTACAGTTATGTTTATACTCTTTTCTAGTATTTTAGCATTTGAATCTTGCGCCCTTATTGTAGCAGTATAGCTTCCTTTAGAAAAATCTAAATTATTTTGTACAACGCTAATCGTTTCAATTTCTTTACCTGTTAAAATATCCCATGCCTTAGAACCAGATTTCTCTAAAATTAAATGGTTTAGGTTTGAATTGCTTACTCCTGTTTTCAAATCTTCTATCGTTATTTCAAAATCATTACCTGTTAAAATACTATTTCCTACAATCGGAGTCGTTTCATCATAGACTGTTACAGGAATCTCAATTACACTTTGATTGTTTGATTGATCACTTAACGTAACTTCAGCAGAAAAATACCCCACTTTATTCATTGATGGAATTTTTGTTATTGAGTAGGTAACACTATCTGAGCCACCGTTATCAGCTACATTCGTAATTAAAGACGATGCATCCGAAGTAAAAACCGAATTTTTTTGAATTTTTTGTGGCACTGCTGTTGCAGTTGGTTTTACTGTATCAATAATTTCAAACTCAACCGTTATTGTAGCTGTACTTTTTCCATTAGTAACCTCAATACCGATATTTTTTTTTCCAATTTTTTTATTATCTGGAATATTTACAAATTTATTTACTTTAACATCGTTTCCTGCACTGTCTTTTAAATCTGTTATAAAATCTGAAGGATTCAACTCATTAAAATCAGTTCCGGCTTCCACCTTTTTATTGGTTGTGTTTCCTGTCATCACTGAATAATCAACAGTAAAACTCTGGCTATTATCATAAGAGTCTAAAAAACCTGTATTGGCAGAAACTTCAATAGAATAACTTTCTCCTTCTTGAAATTTATCATTAGTTAAAGGAACTACAACATCAAATATTGCTTTTCCATTTGTATAAGTAACATCCATATCTTTAATTGAATAAACATTATTACCTATGTTTATTGTAAGTTTTGATGTATCCACTCCAGATACATTTAATGATCCAGTGATATGAATATCTGAATTTATATATTTTTTGCCTACAACACTATCGACTTTTAGATTTAACATATTTGTAGTAGTGTAAAGTTGACCAAAACTTATTAGCCATCTTCCATCAGAAGTACTATTCGAGTTAGTTGGCAAGTATTTCAAATAATTATTATTAAACATATCATAACCTATTGAATAATCAAAATTAGCACTCGTTGATACTAAAAAAGAATATCGATTTGATACAATTCCTACATACTTGGTATAAAATCTAGAATTAGCAGGGATTTTTGTCTCATCTGTATAAATTTCTTGTGTATACTGTTTCACAGACATTGAGTTATCAGAATTTACTGTTAATAACTTATTTGGAGCTCTCATCGAAGTGAAAATAAATTGTCCATTTGATAATTCTTTTGAATTCCAATAATTATCAATGATTATATTTGAATTTCCATATCTGTAGCCAAATGCTAAACCATTACTATCAATATCTAACCAATATGCCTGTCCAACTGTTAGAATTGGTATCGTTCCAGTAGGTGTCTTAAATGGACTATATGCATTAGCATAATGGGGTCTAGTAAACAGTAATAAGCCTAATAAAGTACAACTAAATACCAAAAGAAAAAAAATTTTTTTATGTGATTTTTTTCTTGTTTCTTTCACTATTTTTTGCCTTCCTTCTTTTTTTTATTCTGGCAGCTTTTATTTTTTTCTCTCTATCAATTTTCTTTTTATGTCTAATCGTTAACCCAACAATTGTAATTCCGCAGATTATTAACAGTATAGAAATTGTCAGTGCGACTATGTTCCAATTTATTTCTTTTTTATCAATGTTTACAGCCTCATCATTTAATTTTTTTGTATCTTCTTTACCAATCGAAAAATTTTTATCAAAGCTCCATTCCTTTTCACCTGTATTAATTTTTAAATGGAGAGTATAATCACCTGCTTCTAACGGCTCATTATCCCAACTAATAGGAAAATCAAAGTTTGAATTAGGTGCCATAGACATTCCCTGCTTGTTTGTTTCATGAATTACTTTAGATTCACCTTCTTTTGTTACTTTTGCATCTATAATCAAATTATTAATGATTGTTGGTTTACTATTTTGAATATTTGCAGTAACAACTGTATGGTAATTTTGTAACGCTGGTTTAATTTTATTAAGGCTTAATTTAGGATCAACTTTAATAGTATTTTGTGATAATTGAATTCCAATGACATACGAATATGAATTTTTTATTTGTAAGTTTTCATTTGTATTTTTAGTTTCATTATCCTCTCTATATATATAAAACCCGCCTAAAATAATTCCTTGTAACTCTTCATTAGGCATTTTAATACTAAATGTTACATCTTTAGTTTCACCTGGATTTAGTTTAATTTTTTGCTTGCTCGATATAATATCTGTTAGTGAGTATTTAAGAGACTTATCTTTTTCTAAATTTTCGTCACTGTAGTCTATTACACCATTTTGATTTGTTTTTGAATTATTAGGTACAATGTTTAATATAATTTCTTCTTCTGAACTGTTTTTTACAGTTAACGAAATTTCTTCTTTTTGATTTGGGTCCATTTTTAAATCAAAATATGTTTTATTTTTATCAATTTGATTTTCAGGTAAATTGGCTTTAACTGAATATCCCATAGAAGCAGCCTCAACGTTGGTAAATAAATTTAGATTGCTTATCATGCAAAAAAACAGTAATAGTATTGCTTTTTTCAATTAAAAAACTCCCAACTTATAATAGGCAACAAGAAAAAGAATACCTTTTTCTTGTTGCCGTATAAAATTTTATTTTGGAGCGTCAGAAAGAGACCAATTCAACTCTGCAGTGTATTCAGTGTTAGCTTTTGCAGATCCAGATAGTACCTTTAACTGTACG
This window encodes:
- a CDS encoding DUF1456 family protein, producing MNKNDILVRLRYALDLKDQEMVDIFKLGDLDVTKETVQKMLAKIKTAATNNEETEEFADNEYELACDNQTLESFLNGLIVLKRGKQEPKPGAPKKQEFMIKDQRSVNNVLFKKLKIALSLTSDDILDILDEAGVYLSNSELSAVLRKEGHRNYKECGDRYARNFLKGLTMRYRA
- a CDS encoding DUF916 and DUF3324 domain-containing protein — its product is MKKAILLLFFCMISNLNLFTNVEAASMGYSVKANLPENQIDKNKTYFDLKMDPNQKEEISLTVKNSSEEEIILNIVPNNSKTNQNGVIDYSDENLEKDKSLKYSLTDIISSKQKIKLNPGETKDVTFSIKMPNEELQGIILGGFYIYREDNETKNTNENLQIKNSYSYVIGIQLSQNTIKVDPKLSLNKIKPALQNYHTVVTANIQNSKPTIINNLIIDAKVTKEGESKVIHETNKQGMSMAPNSNFDFPISWDNEPLEAGDYTLHLKINTGEKEWSFDKNFSIGKEDTKKLNDEAVNIDKKEINWNIVALTISILLIICGITIVGLTIRHKKKIDREKKIKAARIKKRRKAKNSERNKKKIT